The Candidatus Binatus sp. sequence CGGTCGGCAGGCAAATCGTTCTGCCCGACGAGCACATCCTGCCCGATACGCCGCACGTGGGAATCGTGCTGAACATCCCCGAGATGCGGTTGTACTATTATTTTCCGTCGCCGACCGGACCGCTCCATCGCAAGGACAAGGTCACGCCCGCCAAGTTCGTCACCGGCAAGAAGCACTCTGCGGGCGGAGTCAGGCCGTCGGTGGTGTACACGTTCCCGGTCGGGCTGGGACGTTTCGATTGGAAAACGCCGGTCGGAGATTTTACGGTCCGCGGCAAGACCCACAACCCGACCTGGGTGGTGCCCGAGGACATCTACGAGGAACATCTCGAGCGTGACGGCGAGGCCGAGCATGTTGTCTCCGGCGACGATCCCGATAATCCGCTGGGCCATTACCGCATCGAACTGACTCTGCCCCAGTACGCCCTGCATGGCACCAACGTGCCGTGGGGCGTCGGCATGGAAGTCAGCCACGGATGCGTCCGGCTGTATCCCGAGGACATCGAGCGCCTGTTCAACAAGGTGAAAATCGGCACGCCCGGGAGGTTCGTCTATCAGCCGGTGAAGTTTGGATGGCGCGGCGACTCGCTCTACGTCGAGGTCCACGACGATCTCTACGGCCGTTACGCGGGCCTGTGGGCGTACGCGCAGAAGGAAGCCGACCGGCTGGGAATTACCGACCAGGTCGATATGCAGAAGCTCGAAAAAGCTGTCGAGCAGAAAAGCGGCGTCCCGACCTACGTGATGCCGGGACCGGTCCCCGGCAGCGCCAGCTAGTTGCGCGGCGCCGGGGCGGCTGTTGGCGCGCCCGGTGAATTGCTGCCGTTGCCCGCCGCGGCGCGCTTTTTCACCAGGTAAAAGTAGCGATGGCCCAGGCCGAACGGCCCCGGCCATTTAAGCCGCCGCACGAACTGCGTGCCGGCGACAGGCCCGCTCGCAATCGTGTATTCATCCACTTTCGCCGACGTGATCATCGGGATTCCAGCTTCGAGCTGCATCGTTTCGATCCCATGCCTGGGATAGCGATAGAGGTCTTCGCCGTTGAGCGCGTAGCCGGCATCGATCGCCGAGCGCACAACTCCCTCGCGTTCCAGTTGGTTGCGCGTTGCGAGGATTACCTGCATCCCGCGCTGATAGGCATACGTTCCGCCGAGCGACATCAGGCCCATCGCGAGCGTCATCGCCAATCCTGCCGCCTTGACCATCCTGCTTCGAGGCAGCGGTGCAAGCGCCAGCACGATTGCGCCGGCCGGGACCATCACCAGGTAGTAGCGGTCGTTGTAAAACCACAGCGGGATAGTCGCCGTCCAATAAATTATCGCGGCAATCACAATCGCAGCAGCCGCCCGTGAAAGGGTTCTGAAGATTTCCGCGAACGCGGCGATAAATCCGGCCGCGCCAAAACTTGCCAGCGTCAAGAACGCGTATTGCCAGTCTCCATCCCACGAAAAACGATTCAAATCCCCGCGCAGTATGAGCACGTTGCGCCACCCGCCGAAACAACTGCACTCCGGCGTCACGGGCAACCGATTGTCCATCCACATCAGGATCAGCGCGGCAGCGAAGATTCCAGCGCCGCCCAACGCCACCCGGCGCCATCGCGGCATCGCCAACTGTAGAATCGCAAGCGGAGACAGCACCATGCCCAGGTAAAGGACCGGACCGAGCACGCCCGCGCGGAGGTAGTTGGCCAGCGGCACAAGGAAAATGTAGTGGAAGCGATTTTCCTCAAGCTGCAGGTCCCATGGCTTCGGACCCAGCACCGTCAGCCAGATCCACAGCAACGTGCAGACCGCCAGCGCCGCGCCGAACGGCGCGAGCATCCCAAGCCATCGCGCGCGATTCAAACGACGCGTTCCGGTACGCCAGGCATTGTAATTGTAAAGCAGGACGGCGCCGGCGCACCCAGCTATCGCCATCGCACCGAACGGCCGAATCAGGAAAGCGATCACCGCCAGCGCCGCCGCTATCCACAGCCACAAATGCTCGCGCCGTCCGCCGGCGTTGGCGAAGGCCAGATGCGCCGCGACCAGCATCGTCAGGAACGGAATCTCGGTCATGAACGAAAAACTCAGGAAGGTGAAACAAGGATTGCAGATCAGCAGCCCGGTCGCCGCCAGCGCCTGCCATCGCGACGCTCCGCATTTGATCGCGAGCGCATGGAACATCACGCCGCACAGCACCGCCAGCGTCACTACCGAGATTTCCAGCGACACCGAGTCGGCGCCGAACGCGCGCGACCAGGCGGCGCCGTAGATCACCTGCGCGATCGGCATCGCCTGCGTGAAGCCGGCAAACCTGATCTCGCCGGTGCGCAGAAAACGGCGCACGGCGGAGCCGTACAGCCAGCTATCCACCACCGGCGCGTCGGTCAGCGGATGCAATATCGCCAGCGCGAACACGTACCATCCAACCACCGCCGCAGCCGCGGCCCATCCTGCGCGCCTCATCGAGTTCCGCCTTGCTCCGCTTTTGACCTATCCCTTATACTCCAAAACTGACTCGACCAACGGGACCGCGCCGATTTCAACCGAATCACACACCATGCGACAAGTAGCATTTCATCGTCCGTCTATCGGACCCGACGAGGAGCGCGAGGTTCTCGACACGCTGCGCTCGGGATGGATCACCACCGGACCCAAGGCCAAGCGCTTCGAGCAGGAATTTGCCGGCTACGTGGGCGCGAAGCACGCGCTGGCCGTTTCGCATTGCACCGGCGCGCTTCATCTTTCGCTATGGGCGCTCGGCATCGGTCCGGGCGACGAGGTCATCACCACGCCGTTCACCTTCACCGCGACCGCCGAGATTCTCGGCTACCTCGGCGCGCGGCCGGTGTTCGTTGACGTCGATCCCGGCACCTTCAACATCAACCCGGCGCGCATCGAGGAGGCGCTCGAGAGCGGCGCCAACAAACGGGTCCGCGCGATCCTGCCGGTGCACTTCGCCGGCCAGGCATGCGACATGGATCGGATCCTCAAAATCGCGCGCAACTACAATTTGAAAATTGTCGAGGATGCGGCGCACGCGGCCGGCTCCGCGCGCCACATGGACGGGCGCGGGATGGCGAAGGTCGGCACCATCGGTGACCTCACCTGTTTCAGTTTCTACGCGACCAAGAATTTCACCACCGCCGAGGGCGGCATGATCACCACCGCCGACGACGCGCTGGCCGAAAAAATCGCGGTCGCCAGCCTGCACGGGATGAACAAGGACGCGTGGAAGCGCTACGACAAGAGCGGCTCGTGGTACTACGAAATCCACGACATGGGTTTCAAGTACAACCTGTCCGACGTGCACGCCGCGATCGGATTGGCCCAGATCAGGCGCGCGGGAGACTTCATGCGCCGCCGTGGCGAGATCGCGCGCGCCTACAACGAGGCGTTTCGCGCCGACGACGCGCTGCAGACCGCCTACTCCGAGCCGGGGATCGAGCACGCCTGGCATCTCTACGTGCTGCGCATCCGGCCCGAGCGGCTCAAGCTCGGCCGCAATCAGTTCGTCGAGATACTGCGCGAGCGCGGCGTGGGATGCTCCGTGCACTGCATCCCGCTGCACACGATGCACTACTATCAGCGCAACTACGGCTATCGCAACGGCGATTTTCCGGTCGCCGAAGGCATCTTCAGCCGCTGCCTGTCGCTTCCCATCTACGCCTCGATGAGCGACGAAGATGTCGGCTACGTAATCGAAACCGTTCTCGCCATCGCCCGCGAAAACCGCCGCTGACCCGGGAGAACAACTGTGCGAGCATTGGTAACCGGCGGCGCGGGATTCCTCGGCTCCCATCTATGCGAGCGCTTGCTCAAAGACGGCCACGAGGTGATCTGCCTCGACAACTTCTTCAGCGGCAAGCGCGCCAACATCATTCACCTGCTCGGCAACCGGAATTTCGAATTCATCCGCCACGACGTCGTCGAGCCAATCCTGCTCGAGGTCGATCGCATCTTCAGCCTCGCCTGCCCCGCTTCGCCCGTGCACTACCAGTACAACCCGGTCAAGACCATCAAGACCAGCGTGATGGGCACCATCAACATGCTCGGCCTTGCCAAGCGCGTGCACGCGCGCATCCTGCTCAGCTCGACCAGCGAGGTTTATGGCGACCCCGAGGAGCATCCGCAAACCGAGTCGTACTGGGGCCACGTCAACCCGATCGGGGTGCGCTCCTGCTACGACGAGGGCAAGCGGGTGGCCGAATGCCTGATGATGGACTATCACCGGCAGAACAACGTGGACACCCGCATCGTGCGGATCTTCAACACTTACGGCCCGCGGATGGCGATCAACGACGGCCGCGTGGTTTCCAACTTCTGCGTGGCCGCGCTGCGCGGCGAGGATCTCGAGATTTACGGCGACGGCGCTTCCACCCGCTCGTTCGCCTACGTTGACGATATCATCGACGCGCTCGTGCGCATGATGAATCAGGACTCTCACATCGGCCCGATCAATGTCGGCAACCCCGACGAATTCACAATCGCGGAACTGGCCGAACTCGCCATCGAACTCTCATCCAGCTCCTCGAAAGTGATCCTCAAGCCGCCCCGCGCCGACGATCCCGTCCGCCGCAAGCCGAACATCGAGCTCGCGAAAAAGGTGCTCGGCTGGCAGCCGCATATCGCACTTCGGCCCGGCCTGGAAAAAACAATCCATCACTTCCGCGAAGTCCTGGACCTCCCGCGCAAATAGCGTTCGCGGGCGCGCGCGCCGCACCGCTTGCGATTCGTGCCATCCGGCGACAAGATAAGTTTAAGTCCTGTCTGCGCGAATCAGCGCCGCACCATGAATAGAAGGATTTCGCGAGCCGCATTCCCCCTGCTCTTGTCGATCGCGATCGCCTCGTGCTCCGCGACGCCGCCGCCTGCTCCTGCTGGGCCTGCACAGGTGGTGTATATGCCGCCCGCTGATGCGCCGCCGCCTGACGAATGGAATCTATTTCCCGATCCGACGACCGGCCGGGTTGACGTGTACCACGAGGGCGACTACGTCGGCGCGATCACCGGCGACGAGCCCGCCGACCCGGACCCGCCGATCCCGCATCCCGTCGCGCCCGCGAATTGACCGCGCGCGCCGCGCTCAGTCCTTGAGCAGGTTGCGCGCGATCACGACGCGCTGGATCTGCGAGGTGCCCTCATAGATCTGCAGCAGCTTCGCGTCGCGCATCAGCTTCTCCACCGGATAATCCTTCATGTAGCCGTAGCCGCCGAAAATCTGCACGGCGTCGGTCGTGATCCGCATCGTCGCGTCGGCGCTGAAGGCCTTCGCGTAGGCCGAAATCGTGTTGGCGCCGTGGCCGCGATCGACCAGCCAGGCCGCCTTGTAGGTCAGCAGCCGCATCGCTTCGATTTCGATCGCCATGTCGGCCAGCATGAACTGAATCGCCTGAAAGTTTGCGATCGGCTGCCCAAACGCGCTGCGTTGCTTCGAGTACTTGAGGCATTCGTCGAGCGCGCGCTGCGCAATTCCAATCGCGATCGCGCCAATCTCGGGCCGGCTGTGATCGAAGGTCGCCATCGCGTACTTGAAACCCTCGCCCTCGCGTCCGACCAGCGCGCTGGCGGGTATTCGCACGTCCTCGAAAAATATTTCGCCGGTGTCGGCGGCGCGTTGCCCGAGTTTCCCGTGCATCCGATTGCGCGTGATTCCCGCCACGCTCGACGGAAACACGAAGCACGAGATGCCCTTGTGCTTGAGCCGCTTGTCCGAGGTGGCAAACGTGACGTACCAGTCCGCGCGCGAGCCATTGGAGATGAAATGCTTGGTGCCGTTGAGGATGAACTCGTCGCCCTCGCGCCGGTACGCCGTACTCATCGCGGCAACATCCGATCCCGCGCCCGGTTCGGTGATCGCGAACGCGCAAAACGTCAGCTTCTTCACCAACTGCCCCAGGTAGGTCCGTTTCTGCTCGTCGCTGCCGGCGATTAGAATCGGCAGCGTCGCGAGGTCGTTGGCTCCCACCGCGTTCGAGATTCCCGAGCATCCGTAATTCAGCTCCTCGACGATCAGGCTCGTGTCGAGCACGCCGAGTCCCGGTCCGCCCAGCTCCTTGGGCACTCCAAAGTTCATCAGCCCCGCCGCGAACGCTTTCTCGCACACGTCCACCGGAAAAATTTCCTTCTCGTCGTATTCGCGCGCGCGAGGAATTATTTCCTGTTCGGCAAACCTGTGCGCCAGCTCCTTCAGTTCGCGCTGTTCGTCGGTCAAATCGAAACCAAGCATCTTATTATTCTCCACGATCCCGGCAGTGATCGATCATCGCGTCGCCGCAATTGGCTTTTAACCGTTAACCGACCGCGCGCTGCGAGGAAAGAGCCGCCGCGCCGCGCATCGATTCGCCTTGAAAAACAGCGCGCGTCCGAATACGACGGTAGTTGAATTCGATCGCTCAAGGAGACCCACGATGCCGATTACTGTGATTGCGAAACTTAAAGTGAAGCCCGGCAGCGAAGCCGCGTTCGAAGCCGCGGGCAAGGAAATGATCGCGACGGTGAAAACCTCCGAGCCCGGCACCCTCGCCTACGTCCTGCACAAGAACACCAAGGACCCGACCGAATTCACCTACTACGAGGTTTACCAGGATCAGGCTGCGCTCGATTCCCACGGCAAGACCGATCACATGAAGGCATTCGGCGGAAAAATCGGCGGCCTGCTCGCCGGACGTCCCGAGATTGCGGTGCTTCAGGAAGTCGCGCGCAAATAGCGCCGCGGCCGCCGGGCGCAAGCGAGGCAGGTGAGGATGCGATATTTTAGTACTTAAAGTAATCGTTTAAGTTCGATGCGCTCCACCCTCGCCATCCTCGGCGGCCCGCCGCTTCGCACCCGCCCCTTCGCCACGTGGCCGGTGTTCGACGCCCGCGAGCGTGAGCAGCTCGACGACGTCCTCACCTCGTCCAACTGGGGCGGCTTCCCCAGCCCCAATCGCAAGGCTGCCGAGTTCGCCGCCGCATTCGCCGCGTATCACGGCGCTCGCTTCG is a genomic window containing:
- a CDS encoding DegT/DnrJ/EryC1/StrS family aminotransferase; translation: MRQVAFHRPSIGPDEEREVLDTLRSGWITTGPKAKRFEQEFAGYVGAKHALAVSHCTGALHLSLWALGIGPGDEVITTPFTFTATAEILGYLGARPVFVDVDPGTFNINPARIEEALESGANKRVRAILPVHFAGQACDMDRILKIARNYNLKIVEDAAHAAGSARHMDGRGMAKVGTIGDLTCFSFYATKNFTTAEGGMITTADDALAEKIAVASLHGMNKDAWKRYDKSGSWYYEIHDMGFKYNLSDVHAAIGLAQIRRAGDFMRRRGEIARAYNEAFRADDALQTAYSEPGIEHAWHLYVLRIRPERLKLGRNQFVEILRERGVGCSVHCIPLHTMHYYQRNYGYRNGDFPVAEGIFSRCLSLPIYASMSDEDVGYVIETVLAIARENRR
- a CDS encoding L,D-transpeptidase family protein: MKRFIDIAIRILPALLLVALVAIPAANGAWTEAEFERRPLYAYPLPRGKDDIIGNLITYQIQKGDTLLDVGRWFGVTAKEISNANGGIDWWGPPVGRQIVLPDEHILPDTPHVGIVLNIPEMRLYYYFPSPTGPLHRKDKVTPAKFVTGKKHSAGGVRPSVVYTFPVGLGRFDWKTPVGDFTVRGKTHNPTWVVPEDIYEEHLERDGEAEHVVSGDDPDNPLGHYRIELTLPQYALHGTNVPWGVGMEVSHGCVRLYPEDIERLFNKVKIGTPGRFVYQPVKFGWRGDSLYVEVHDDLYGRYAGLWAYAQKEADRLGITDQVDMQKLEKAVEQKSGVPTYVMPGPVPGSAS
- a CDS encoding putative quinol monooxygenase yields the protein MPITVIAKLKVKPGSEAAFEAAGKEMIATVKTSEPGTLAYVLHKNTKDPTEFTYYEVYQDQAALDSHGKTDHMKAFGGKIGGLLAGRPEIAVLQEVARK
- a CDS encoding UDP-glucuronic acid decarboxylase family protein; the protein is MRALVTGGAGFLGSHLCERLLKDGHEVICLDNFFSGKRANIIHLLGNRNFEFIRHDVVEPILLEVDRIFSLACPASPVHYQYNPVKTIKTSVMGTINMLGLAKRVHARILLSSTSEVYGDPEEHPQTESYWGHVNPIGVRSCYDEGKRVAECLMMDYHRQNNVDTRIVRIFNTYGPRMAINDGRVVSNFCVAALRGEDLEIYGDGASTRSFAYVDDIIDALVRMMNQDSHIGPINVGNPDEFTIAELAELAIELSSSSSKVILKPPRADDPVRRKPNIELAKKVLGWQPHIALRPGLEKTIHHFREVLDLPRK
- a CDS encoding acyl-CoA dehydrogenase family protein, with amino-acid sequence MLGFDLTDEQRELKELAHRFAEQEIIPRAREYDEKEIFPVDVCEKAFAAGLMNFGVPKELGGPGLGVLDTSLIVEELNYGCSGISNAVGANDLATLPILIAGSDEQKRTYLGQLVKKLTFCAFAITEPGAGSDVAAMSTAYRREGDEFILNGTKHFISNGSRADWYVTFATSDKRLKHKGISCFVFPSSVAGITRNRMHGKLGQRAADTGEIFFEDVRIPASALVGREGEGFKYAMATFDHSRPEIGAIAIGIAQRALDECLKYSKQRSAFGQPIANFQAIQFMLADMAIEIEAMRLLTYKAAWLVDRGHGANTISAYAKAFSADATMRITTDAVQIFGGYGYMKDYPVEKLMRDAKLLQIYEGTSQIQRVVIARNLLKD